The Streptomyces cyaneogriseus subsp. noncyanogenus region GGGGGCGCGGCGCATCCACGCCAGGCGCGAACGGATGTGCCGCGCCGTCACCCGTACGGGGTGTTCCGGACGGTCCGGAGCAGCTTGACGCGGTCCGGACAGTTCCGGCGGGTCAAAGCAGTGTCCTAACGACACGTCACTCTGTTAGATGAGTGTGGACACCAGAACACCCCGCACACCCACGGGGGACCGCTCGTCGGAGATCGACGACGCTCCCGCGCTGAGCATGGTGAAGGTGCCGAGCGATCCGGCGCAGGTCATCGTCAACAACACGAGCTTCCGCGTCGAGCTGGGCGCCTCGGCGCGGCGCACCATGTCCCCGCGGGTCGCGCGGCACTTGAGCGCCACCCAGGACACCGCCCGCATGCCCGTCGTCGGCACCGCCGAGCACACGGCCGGCCTCGCCCGCCGGCGGCCCGTCGTGTGGAGCGGCCACACCGAGCCGGACGACACCGGCGCGCACCGGCTGCTCCAGGCCGTGCGGGCCGGCGCCGGCCACCATGTCGTGGAGCCCGCCGACGCCGGGGCCACCCAGGTCATCCCCCGCGTCGGCCTCGGCCCGGGCCCGCACCCCGACGGCCGCGGCGGCCGCGACGGGTTCGGCGGCTACGGCGAGTACGGCGACCGCGACACCCACGACACCTACGACTCCTACGACGACGGGCTCACCACCCAGACCCTCCCCACCCCCGTCGTCGGCGCCCAGCGCACCCCGGGCGCCGGGGGCACCCGGCTGCTGCCCGCCATGCGCGGTGCCGGCCCCGCCTACGACGAACCCGCCCACGACCAGGACGAGTTCGACGACGACACCTTCGACGATCCGGTCGGCACCGAACCGTCCGGCCGCCGTCACGGCGACGACCCCGCACGGCACGCCTACTATCCCGGCCGCCGTATGAACCTCGGCGTCGTCCTGCTGCCGCTGCGGGTCTTCCTCGGCGCCATCTCCATCTACGCCGGCATGGGCAAGCTCTGCGACCCCGTCTACTTCGACGGCGGCGAGCGCGGCTCCATGGTCAAGTGGCTCAACACCCTGCACCCGTGGGAGGTCGCCGAGCCGCTGCGCCAGTTCGCCCTCCAGCACCCGGTCGGCTCCGGCCTCGTCATCGCCTTCCTCCAGGTCATCGTCGGCGTCCTGACGGTGCTGGGCTGCTGGCAGCGGGTCGCCGCGGTCATCGGCGCGGGCCTGTCCGCCGCGCTGCTGGTCACCGTCAGCTGGAAGAGCGTGCCCGCCTATGACGCGCCCGACATCATCTACCTCGCCGCCTGGTCCCCGCTGATCATCGCCGGCGCCCCCGTCTACTCCGTCGACGGCCGCCTCGCCGGACGGGCCTGGCGGCGCCTCGGGCCCCGCGCCCACCTGTGGGACCTGCGCCGCTTCGTGCTGCGCCGCGGCGCTCTCGTCACCTTCGTCGTCACGGGCCTCACCCTCCTCGTCGGCTCGCTGCTCGGCGGCGCCGTCCGGGACGCGGACCGGGTGGTCGTCCCCGGCCCCGGCGAGGCCCCGCGCAACGAGCAGCCCGGCTCCCCGCTTCCCGTGGAGCCCGGTGAGCGGGAGCGGGAGCGGGCCCCGGAGGTCTCCACCTCGCCCACCCAGGGCGCCACCTCCGGTACGACCGCCCCGACCGCCGGCGCCGGCTCCACGACCGGTGCCACGAGCGACACCGGCACGGCCACCAGCGGATCGCCCAGCCGGACCCAGGGCACCACCGGGCAGGCTCCGTCGCAGCAGTCCGTCCCGGCCGGCCAGGCGCCCAGCACCAGTTCGGGCCCGACCAGCGGCGGCACCCCCACCGGAGGCGACGCCGGCAGCGGCCCGACCGACGGCGGCGGCAGCGGCACCGGCAGCGACAGCGGAGGCGGGGCGCCTTCCTCCGGGCGGCCGGGGCTCGTCGGCGGCCTGCTGGGCTGACGCCGCCCGGCGCCGCCCACGGCCCATACGAACGGGGTCCCGCACACCGAGGGTGTGCGGGACCCCGTTCGCGTGACGCGGCGGGTTCTCAGCGGCCCATGGCCGCCAGTTCCTTCGCCGCCTCCGTCAGGTCCTTCGCGGTGTCGATCGCCCGCCAGTAGGAGCCCTGCGGGATCGGGAAGCCGGCCAGCCGGCGCTCACGCGCCAGCCGCGGGAAGGTGGACCGCTCGTGGTCGCCGCGCTCCGGCAGCATCTCGGCGAACCCGGGGGAGAAGACGTAGACGCCCGCGTTGATCTCGAAGGTCGACGGGGGCGCCTCGATGAAGTCGGTGATGTGCCCGAAGCCGTCCGTCTTCACCGCGCCCCACGGAAGGCGCGGGCGGGCCAGGGCGAGGGTCGCGACGGCGTCCCGCTCGGTGTGGAAGTCCGCCATGTCGCGCAGCGAGAACCGGGTCCAGATGTCGCCGTTCGTGGCGTACCAGGGCCGGTCGGGGTGGGGGAGCCGGGCGGCGGCGTACTTCAGGCCGCCGCCGCGGCCGAGGGGCTCGGACTCGACGACGGTGGTCACGGAGAGGGGCAGATCCGCGCTCTCCAGCCACTGCTGTAGCACCTCGGCGAGGTGGCCGCAGGAGACCACCACGTCCGTCACGCCCTCTTCGGCGAGCCAGGAAAGCTGATGGCCGATGATCGGGGTTCCCGTGCCGGGGATCTCGACCATCGGCTTGGGCCGGTCGTCGGTGTAGGGACGCAGCCGGGAACCCTGGCCGCCGGCCAGGACGACGGCTTGCACGGGGCGGGACGCAGCGCTCGGATCGGTCATGACCGCACTGTACGTGGCGCCCCGCCCGGCCCGGCGCCGCCCGCGGCGTCAGCCGTGCGCGGCCAGGACGCCCGAGGCGAAGGAGGTGTCGCAGACGGGGCGGGCGTAGGACTGGGCGCGCGTCGGACCGTAGGCCCGTACCGCGGCGCGGCCCAGGGAGCGGGCGATGTCCGCGCAGTGCCGGGCCAGTGAGGGGCGGTCGTCGACGGCCTCCTGGAGGTGGGTGAGGGCGGTGCCCGGGTCCTCCTCCTGGAGTTCGGTCAGCAGCCGGTCGCGCAGCACCTCGTGGGGGGCGAGCGCGGCGGTGCGCGAGGATGCCTTCGACGCCGAGGCGTCCGCCGCGGCGAGCACCGGGCTGGAGGAATCCCCCGACCAGTTGACCCGGGTGACCGCGAGGGTCCCGGAGAGCACCAGGACGACGGGCAGGACGAGGGCGAGGGAGCGGCCGATCCGGCGGGCGGGGCCCCGGCCGCGTCGCGTCTGTGGGGTGGTGGAGTGCTTCACGCGTGTGAGGGTAGCGCCCAGTAGTGATTTGGAGACATTTAGTCACCCTTATGGGGGGTGAAGAGGGGCCCGGAAGTGGGTAGGGCGTTGACGCACGCTGCTCGAAATGTCCGATGTGCCGGGGTATTTGTCGACACGAAAAGGGCCCCGCAGCGGTCTGCGGGGCCCTTTCTCACCGTTCTTCGCCTGCCCGGGTGTTCACGGGTCCTCGCCGGCCCGGGGCTTCACCGGTCCTTGCCGGCCCGGGACTCCCGGTCCTCGCCGGTCCGGGGCTTCGGCTCTCCTCGCCGGCCCGGGCGGCATGGGCCCGGGCCGGGGGCGGTCACCGCTCAGTCGGAGAGGCGCTCGCCGGTGGAGGTCGAGAAGACGTGGGTCTCGCCGGAGCGCGGCACGACGTGCAGCCGGCTGCCCTTCTCCGGGACCTCGCGGCCGCCGACGCGGACGACGAGGTCCTTCGCCTCCCCGCCGACCTCCGCGGTGCCGTAGACGTACGCGTCGGAGCCCAGCTCCTCGACGACGTTCACGGTGACCGCGACGCCCTGGGTCGACTCGGGGCCGGCCACGTCGAAGTGCTCGGGACGCACACCGACGGTGACCGTCTTGTCGGTGGCGGAGGACAGCGCGTCGCGCTGCACCGGCACCACCGAGTTGCCGAACTTCACGCCGCCGTCGGTGATCGGCACCTCGATCAGGTTCATCGCCGGGGAGCCGATGAAGCCGGCCACGAACAGGTTGGCGGGCCGGTCGTACATGTTGCGCGGGGTGTCGACCTGCTGGAGCAGACCGTCCTTGAGGACCGCCACGCGGTCGCCCATCGTCAGGGCCTCGACCTGGTCGTGGGTGACGTAGACGGTGGTGATGCCCAGGCGGCGCTGGAGCGAGGCGATCTGCGTACGGGTGGACACGCGCAGCTTGGCGTCCAGGTTGGACAGCGGCTCGTCCATGAGGAACACCTGCGGCTCACGCACGATCGCGCGGCCCATGGCGACACGCTGGCGCTGACCGCCGGAGAGCGCCTTCGGCTTGCGGTCCAGGTACTGCGAGAGGTCGAGGATCTTCGCGGCCTCCTCGACCTTCTGCCGGATCTCCGCCTTCGGCACACCGGCGATCTTGAGCGCGAAGCCCATGTTGTCGGCGACCGTCATGTGCGGGTAGAGGGCGTAGTTCTGGAACACCATGGCGATGTCCCGGTCCTTGGGCGGCAGGTGCGTGACGTCGCGGTCGCCGATGCGGATCGCGCCGCCGTTGACGTCCTCCAGGCCCGCGAGCATCCGCAGGGACGTGGACTTGCCGCAGCCGGAGGGACCGACCAGGACGAGGAACTCGCCGTCCGCGATCTCGATGTCCAGGGCGTCGACGGCGGGCTTGTCGGAACCCGGGTAGATCCGGGTCGCCTTGTCGAACGTGACAGTGGCCATGGTGAATGGGCCCCCTTCTACCGGCAGGAACGTGCCGGACGATCCGTTGTAGGAAGGTGGTGCCACGACGGGATTCCGTTGTGGTGTCCGTTTGTGGTGTAGTCCACACAGGTGAACTGGCCGAGACGGTACCCGGCGTTCACCTGGTCTGTCAGTACCTGCGGGCATGTGAACTTCGCCGAAATTCTCGAAACCGCCCGTCAGGACGGCACCGCGGCGTACCGCCGGGCCAGCACCGCCACCGCCTCCGCCACCGCCCGCCGCAGCCCGTCCGGGCCCAGCACCTCCGCCTCCGTGCCCAGCCGCAGCAGGTCGCCCACCGCGACGGCCTGCGACTCCACCGCCAGCTCCACCTCCACCCAGCCGTCCCCGCCGGGCGGACCGGCCGCCTCCAGCGCCCGCGCGCCCGCCGCCCCGAACATCATCGGCAGCAGCTTCCGCCCCCGGGGGGAGAGCCGCAGCCGCGCGGTCCCCTGGTGCAGGGCGGCCTCCAGCCGCCGGGAGGACTCCGTCCAGTAGGCGGCGAGATCGAAACCGGCCGGCCGCTCGAAGCCCCCGCCCGACGGCTCCGCCTCCAGGAACCGCGACACCCGGTACGTCCGCACCGCCGCGCCGGTCTCCGCCGTGCCCCCGTCGGCCGCCGCCACGAGGTACCAGATCCCGCCCTTCAGCACGAGCCCCAACGGCCGCAGCTCGCGCCGCACCTCCCCGCGCCAGCGCCGGTAGCGGGCCCGCAGCACCCGCTGCTCCCACACGGCGCGCGCCACCGCCGCCAGATGCGGCACCGGCTCCGCGTCCCGGAACCAGGCCGGCGCGTCCAGATGGAACCGCTCCTGCACCCGGGCGGCCTGCTCGCCCAGCTCGGCGGGGAGCGCGGCCCGCAGCTTGAGCTGGGCCGTCGTCAGCACCGCGCCCAGCCCCAACTCCCGCGCGGGTCCCGGCATCCCGGCCAGGAACAGGGAACCGGCCTCGGCGTCCGTCAGCCCGGTCAGCCGGGTGCGGTAGCCGTCCAGCAGCCGGTACCCGCCGGCGGGGCCGCGATCGGCGCACACCGGCACCCCGGCGGCGCCCAGCGCCTCGATGTCCCGGTACACCGTCCGCACCGAGACCTCCAGTTCGGCGGCGAGCTGGGGCGCGGTCATCCGGCCCCGGTTCTGCAGCAGCAGGAGGAGGGAGAGAAGGCGGTCGGCGCGCATGGCAGCCATTGTCGGGGCGTCCGCGCCGTACCTGACAGGAGGTGTCAGGTACGGCCGCCACAGTGGGCGCATCCGGCCCGCACGACGGCGCGGGCCACCGGACGACAGGAGACCCATGCCCGGCACCCGGACCACCGGCCACTTCACCTTCGCCGACTGGAAGGAGAGCCCCGTCGGCCCCGAGGACACCAGCCCCCGGCTGGCCCACGCCCTGGTCACCAACACCTTCACCGGCGGCGTCGAGGCCGCCGGGACCTTCTGCGAGTACGCGATCGTCTACCTCGCGGACAAGAGCGGCACCTTCACCGGCATGGAACTGCTCACGGGTTGGCTCGACGGCCGGAAGGGCGCCTTCGCCCTGGAGGAGCGGGGCACCTTCGACACCGACGGCACGGTGCACTGCCGCTTCGAGGTGGTGCCCGGCTCGGGCACCGGTGACCTGACAGGACTGCGCGGAACCGGCCGCTTCACCGCGCGGCCGGGGGAGAAGTCGGTGGCCTACTCGTTCGAGTACGAGGTGGATTGAGGCACCACGGGCGTGCGGAACTTCGTGGAACGGGGAAACGGGCTCTGTGTACAGTGGAGCAGCCTGCGCGAGCCATGCGGTGATCGCGCGGTGCCTCCTTAGCTCAGCTGGTTAGAGCGCCGCTCTTGTAAAGCGAAGGTCGTCGGTTCGAATCCGACAGGGGGCTTTGGAAAGCCCAGGTCACACATGGTGTGGCCTGGGCTTTTTTCATGGCTGGGTGGCCAGGTTCGTCAGGGCCTCGTCGGTCAGGCGGTAGACCGTCCACTCTTCCTGGGGGCGGGCGCCGAGGGATTCGTAGAAGGCGATGGACGGGGTGTTCCAGTTCAGGACGGACCACTCCAGGCGGCCGTAGCCGCGCTGGACGCAGATGCGGGCGAGTTCCGTCAGCAGGGCCTTGCCGTGGCCGCCGCCGCGGGCCTCGGGGCGGACGTAGAGGTCTTCCAGGTAGATGCCGTGGACGCCGCGCCAGGTGGAGAAGTTGAGGAACCACAGGGCGAAGCCGACGGGGGTGCCGGTGGTGTCGTCCTGGGCGATGTGGGCGTAGGCGGCGGGGTGGGGTCCGAAGAGGG contains the following coding sequences:
- a CDS encoding DoxX family protein, which translates into the protein MSVDTRTPRTPTGDRSSEIDDAPALSMVKVPSDPAQVIVNNTSFRVELGASARRTMSPRVARHLSATQDTARMPVVGTAEHTAGLARRRPVVWSGHTEPDDTGAHRLLQAVRAGAGHHVVEPADAGATQVIPRVGLGPGPHPDGRGGRDGFGGYGEYGDRDTHDTYDSYDDGLTTQTLPTPVVGAQRTPGAGGTRLLPAMRGAGPAYDEPAHDQDEFDDDTFDDPVGTEPSGRRHGDDPARHAYYPGRRMNLGVVLLPLRVFLGAISIYAGMGKLCDPVYFDGGERGSMVKWLNTLHPWEVAEPLRQFALQHPVGSGLVIAFLQVIVGVLTVLGCWQRVAAVIGAGLSAALLVTVSWKSVPAYDAPDIIYLAAWSPLIIAGAPVYSVDGRLAGRAWRRLGPRAHLWDLRRFVLRRGALVTFVVTGLTLLVGSLLGGAVRDADRVVVPGPGEAPRNEQPGSPLPVEPGERERERAPEVSTSPTQGATSGTTAPTAGAGSTTGATSDTGTATSGSPSRTQGTTGQAPSQQSVPAGQAPSTSSGPTSGGTPTGGDAGSGPTDGGGSGTGSDSGGGAPSSGRPGLVGGLLG
- a CDS encoding nucleotidyltransferase family protein → MTDPSAASRPVQAVVLAGGQGSRLRPYTDDRPKPMVEIPGTGTPIIGHQLSWLAEEGVTDVVVSCGHLAEVLQQWLESADLPLSVTTVVESEPLGRGGGLKYAAARLPHPDRPWYATNGDIWTRFSLRDMADFHTERDAVATLALARPRLPWGAVKTDGFGHITDFIEAPPSTFEINAGVYVFSPGFAEMLPERGDHERSTFPRLARERRLAGFPIPQGSYWRAIDTAKDLTEAAKELAAMGR
- a CDS encoding ABC transporter ATP-binding protein, which codes for MATVTFDKATRIYPGSDKPAVDALDIEIADGEFLVLVGPSGCGKSTSLRMLAGLEDVNGGAIRIGDRDVTHLPPKDRDIAMVFQNYALYPHMTVADNMGFALKIAGVPKAEIRQKVEEAAKILDLSQYLDRKPKALSGGQRQRVAMGRAIVREPQVFLMDEPLSNLDAKLRVSTRTQIASLQRRLGITTVYVTHDQVEALTMGDRVAVLKDGLLQQVDTPRNMYDRPANLFVAGFIGSPAMNLIEVPITDGGVKFGNSVVPVQRDALSSATDKTVTVGVRPEHFDVAGPESTQGVAVTVNVVEELGSDAYVYGTAEVGGEAKDLVVRVGGREVPEKGSRLHVVPRSGETHVFSTSTGERLSD
- a CDS encoding helix-turn-helix transcriptional regulator — translated: MRADRLLSLLLLLQNRGRMTAPQLAAELEVSVRTVYRDIEALGAAGVPVCADRGPAGGYRLLDGYRTRLTGLTDAEAGSLFLAGMPGPARELGLGAVLTTAQLKLRAALPAELGEQAARVQERFHLDAPAWFRDAEPVPHLAAVARAVWEQRVLRARYRRWRGEVRRELRPLGLVLKGGIWYLVAAADGGTAETGAAVRTYRVSRFLEAEPSGGGFERPAGFDLAAYWTESSRRLEAALHQGTARLRLSPRGRKLLPMMFGAAGARALEAAGPPGGDGWVEVELAVESQAVAVGDLLRLGTEAEVLGPDGLRRAVAEAVAVLARRYAAVPS
- a CDS encoding DUF3224 domain-containing protein: MPGTRTTGHFTFADWKESPVGPEDTSPRLAHALVTNTFTGGVEAAGTFCEYAIVYLADKSGTFTGMELLTGWLDGRKGAFALEERGTFDTDGTVHCRFEVVPGSGTGDLTGLRGTGRFTARPGEKSVAYSFEYEVD
- a CDS encoding GNAT family N-acetyltransferase — encoded protein: MIRTATPADVPVLHTLIRELAEYEKALSEARATPDQLHEALFGPHPAAYAHIAQDDTTGTPVGFALWFLNFSTWRGVHGIYLEDLYVRPEARGGGHGKALLTELARICVQRGYGRLEWSVLNWNTPSIAFYESLGARPQEEWTVYRLTDEALTNLATQP